Genomic segment of Bifidobacterium lemurum:
CAGCTCAACCCCAGCCGGCCTTTGCTCGACGCCTGGTATACGGCGGTGAAGGAACGCCCTGAATGGCACCTCGACGAGCGCTATAAAATCATCATCACGCCGTTCAGCGACGAAGACACCTTCGACAACATCTTCGCCCGGCTGAACACGGACATCGACCTGCTCACCAGCGCCATCGACGACCGCTATGTGAACGACACGATCGGCGCCGTGCCCTTATGGGAAAGCCACCTGTGCGTTCTGGTGCCGGGCGGACACCCGCTCGCACGCATCGCCGACTTCTCGCTGGACGACCTCAACGGGTATGACATCATATCCGCTCCGGTCGGTGCCGTGCATTCCATCGACGCATTGCGCGCGTATCTGGCCGGCACCCATCCCGACATCCATCTGGTCACCACGCGCATCCCGATGATGGGAATCGCCACATTCAACTACTGCGCCGTGGAGGGATTGCCGATGCTCACCCACGAGGCGTGGGCGAATGTCCATCCCGCATTCGTGAGACTGCCCATCGAATGGGATTTCCACGAGAACTACGGCGTGCTGTATGCCAAATCGAAGCGGGCGGAGCTTGAACCGCTGATCGAACTGATTTCCAGCCGGCAGTTCAATCCCTGGCGAGACCGACAGCCGTGATTCGCCAAATGAGGAAGTCAAAACGGTCCAAACGAGGAAATGAAAACGGTCCAAATGAGGAAGTAAAATATGTCCAAATGAGGAAATGAAAACGGTCCAAATGAGGAAACAGCCTCTGTGAGACCTACAAACGTAAGGATTTTCACTATGGCAACATCGTACCTTTCCCGCATCTATGACCGCATCATCACCAAACGACTGAAGGCGAAAGGAGCGCTTCTGGTCGAAGGCACCAAATGGTGCGGCAAAACCACCACATGCGAGCAAATCACCAACAGCACGCTGTATATGGCCGACCCATCCGACCGTGAACAGAATCTGTTTCTTGCGCAGACCCAGCCATCCATCCTCCTCGACGGCCCCACACCTCGCCTTATCGACGAATGGCAGCTGGCACCCAGCTTGTGGGATGCCGTGCGTTTCGAAGTCGACCATCGCGATGAATTCGGGCAGTTCCTGCTCACAGGATCCAGCGTCCCACCGGATTTGAACCAATTGGCCCATACCGGCACCGGACGTATCGCGAGGGTTCGCATGCGCCCGATGAGCCTTTTTGAATCCGAAGATTCCACCGGCAGCACTTCCCTGCAATCCTTGTTCGACGGAGATCGACTGCAGCCCGCGAAAGCGGAAGCAACGATTCAGAGCATCGCATTCCTCCTGTGCCGCGGAGGATGGCCGAGAGCAATCAACACTGACCGCGAAATCGCTCTGCAGCAAGCGTTCGACTATGTGGATGCGATTGTGGAATCGGATATCTCACGCACAGATGGAGTGGAGCGAGACCCGCATATCGCGCGACGGCTTCTTCGCTCATGTGCGCGCATGGAATCCTCTCAAGCCTCAATAGCTCAAATCACCGGCGATATCGCCAACAACGACGAAGCCGGACCGACATCGAAAACGGTGCAGACATATCTTCGCGCCTTGGAACGCATATTCGTCATCGAAAACATGCCCGCATGGAACCCCAACCTTCGTTCAAAAACAGCCATACGTGCGGCGGAAACACGGCATTTCGTCGACCCCTCGATCGCGACGGCGGCGCTCGGAGTCAACCCCGACGGCCTGCTGAACGACATCGAAACCATGGGATTGCTGTTCGAAGGCATGTGTGTGCGAGACCTACGCGTATATGCCGACGCGCTTAACGGTGAAGTGTTCCATTACCGAGACAAAACCGGCCTGGAATGCGACGCGGTTATCCACCTACGTGACGGACGCTACGGGCTGATCGAAGTGAAACTCGGCGGCGAGCGCCTCATTGAGGAAGGTGCCGCGAATCTCTTGAAACTCGCTTCCAAAATAGACACCACACGAATGCCGGAGCCGAGCTTCCTTATAGTGCTCACCGGTGTGGGCTCCTACAGTCTGACGCGCCCCGATGGTGTAATCGTCGCGCCGGTAACCACGTTACGGCCGTAGGCTGTACGACATGTAGCGCGGTAATCCGTATTCATCCGCATGTCCGTCGAACGCCAACGATGGCGATGGTGCCAAAAGAGAAAAGGGCCTGAACCGGGATGGTTCAGGCCCTTGAGCTGGCTGCCGTTTCGCCAGGCTAGGC
This window contains:
- a CDS encoding LysR family transcriptional regulator — translated: MIDNATKVFLSVVECGSFSKAASRLYVTPSAVMKQINRLESAIGVQLLERHPTGVAPTAAGQSYYKDARAMVDMEQAAIKRAKAAQTRQPTAVRIGDSQLNPSRPLLDAWYTAVKERPEWHLDERYKIIITPFSDEDTFDNIFARLNTDIDLLTSAIDDRYVNDTIGAVPLWESHLCVLVPGGHPLARIADFSLDDLNGYDIISAPVGAVHSIDALRAYLAGTHPDIHLVTTRIPMMGIATFNYCAVEGLPMLTHEAWANVHPAFVRLPIEWDFHENYGVLYAKSKRAELEPLIELISSRQFNPWRDRQP
- a CDS encoding ATP-binding protein, translating into MATSYLSRIYDRIITKRLKAKGALLVEGTKWCGKTTTCEQITNSTLYMADPSDREQNLFLAQTQPSILLDGPTPRLIDEWQLAPSLWDAVRFEVDHRDEFGQFLLTGSSVPPDLNQLAHTGTGRIARVRMRPMSLFESEDSTGSTSLQSLFDGDRLQPAKAEATIQSIAFLLCRGGWPRAINTDREIALQQAFDYVDAIVESDISRTDGVERDPHIARRLLRSCARMESSQASIAQITGDIANNDEAGPTSKTVQTYLRALERIFVIENMPAWNPNLRSKTAIRAAETRHFVDPSIATAALGVNPDGLLNDIETMGLLFEGMCVRDLRVYADALNGEVFHYRDKTGLECDAVIHLRDGRYGLIEVKLGGERLIEEGAANLLKLASKIDTTRMPEPSFLIVLTGVGSYSLTRPDGVIVAPVTTLRP